The following proteins are co-located in the Candidatus Competibacteraceae bacterium genome:
- a CDS encoding diaminopimelate decarboxylase: MQAAVARGLLGEEHLLAAFIDMDGTQKTVASLRAAFDDHFTHAFAAKANCLHRVLALLRACGMGCEVASPGEFAQARRAGFLPHEIVLDSPAKTLGEIEQALRLGIALNIDNFQELERVTALMATLSSNSEIGVRINPQVGVGAIAATSTATRTSKFGIPLEDEGQRARLIQAYIERPWLTGVHTHVGSQGCSLELIASGVAKVVAFAEEINAAVGRRQVRVLDIGGGLPVNFASDEFTPSYAEYAALLRARAPALFSGAYRVITEFGRSIMAKNGFIAARVEYTKTSGDRHIAITHAGAQVAARTVFMPEMWAIRLSAFDAQGRFKRGKKIPQDVAGPCCFAGDILAHERPLPLLEPGDFILAHDTGAYYFSTPFQYNSLPDAAVYGFHIGEDNAVRFELLRAEESIDHVVETSGRLQ, translated from the coding sequence ATGCAGGCAGCCGTCGCACGCGGGCTGCTCGGTGAAGAACACCTGCTGGCGGCCTTTATCGACATGGACGGTACCCAAAAGACCGTGGCCAGTCTGCGGGCGGCTTTTGACGATCATTTCACCCACGCCTTCGCGGCCAAGGCCAATTGCCTGCATCGGGTGCTCGCACTGCTGCGCGCGTGCGGAATGGGGTGCGAGGTCGCCAGCCCCGGCGAATTCGCTCAAGCTCGCCGGGCCGGATTTCTACCCCACGAGATCGTGCTCGACTCCCCAGCCAAGACGCTTGGGGAAATCGAACAGGCGCTGCGGCTGGGCATCGCGCTGAACATCGACAACTTCCAGGAACTGGAACGGGTGACGGCGTTGATGGCCACCTTGTCGTCGAATTCCGAGATCGGCGTCCGCATCAACCCGCAGGTCGGGGTCGGCGCCATCGCCGCCACCAGCACCGCCACCCGAACCTCGAAATTCGGCATCCCGCTGGAAGACGAGGGACAGCGAGCCCGGCTGATTCAAGCCTATATCGAGCGGCCGTGGCTGACTGGCGTGCATACCCACGTCGGCTCGCAAGGCTGCTCGCTCGAACTCATCGCCAGCGGCGTCGCCAAAGTAGTGGCTTTCGCGGAGGAGATCAATGCCGCCGTGGGGCGCCGGCAGGTGCGGGTTCTCGATATTGGCGGGGGCTTGCCGGTCAACTTCGCCAGCGACGAGTTCACGCCGAGTTACGCCGAATACGCCGCGCTCCTGCGCGCTCGCGCGCCGGCCCTGTTTTCGGGAGCTTATCGGGTCATTACCGAGTTCGGACGGTCGATCATGGCCAAAAACGGCTTCATCGCCGCCCGCGTGGAGTACACCAAAACCAGCGGCGACCGGCACATCGCCATCACCCACGCCGGGGCACAGGTCGCGGCGCGCACGGTGTTCATGCCGGAGATGTGGGCTATCCGCCTAAGCGCCTTCGACGCCCAAGGCCGGTTCAAGCGAGGTAAAAAAATCCCTCAGGACGTGGCCGGTCCGTGCTGCTTCGCCGGCGACATCCTCGCCCACGAACGCCCGCTACCGCTGCTCGAACCGGGGGATTTCATCCTGGCCCACGATACCGGCGCCTATTATTTTTCCACGCCCTTCCAGTACAACAGCCTCCCCGACGCCGCCGTTTACGGCTTCCACATCGGCGAAGACAACGCCGTGCGTTTTGAACTGCTCAGGGCGGAAGAATCCATCGATCATGTCGTGGAAACATCGGGCCGGCTCCAATAA
- a CDS encoding acetate--CoA ligase family protein, protein MNSPLHQFLAPDSIAIIGASLDPTKRGYKALVGLLNDGYAGRIYPIHPKLEEIMGLRAYPSIEQVPEPVDLALICTPAKTLPGILELSGRNGVKGAVILASGFGEAGEAGVQLERETLEAARRGGVRLIGPNTSGLFNLHKKVNLLALDAVKPGNVGIISQSGNMLLALALEAQHNGHIGFSTYVGPGNQTDIGFADYLRYLGEEANTQVATLYVEGFKNGREFLRVARETARKKPVVVYKSGSTAAGQKAASSHTGALAGSYAMTVDLLRQAGVNVVGKSDEILPVAEGLGLLQQAAGRRVAILADGGGQATIASDRLSEAGLCLAELEPATRERLRAVLFPQASLANPIDVAGSTDANPGLLATCAEILCQDRTVDQVFVVGMFGGYGIRFAQELAGQELDAAREIAALKQKSDKPLIVYSLYAPLKPEPLEVLRGSGVPVYDSIEHAVEVLAALSERGEFARRDASAIHAEPVRPDESMRRMIAVARQAGRDLLEPEAKDLLAAYGIDVPEQRLIAKAADLDVLDSAWLDRPLAMKVVSRDILHKSDAGGVKLNLQGRDALRAAHAEIMASCRAYQADADIAGVLLTPMAAKGVEVIIGVSRDPIFGPVMMFGLGGIFVEILEDIAFRSIPLSRQDAESMVNQIKARKILEGARGAVGIDKAALVELILKVAGIVEAHPEIAEIDLNPLMAYPDGYAVVDARMILDRID, encoded by the coding sequence ATGAACAGTCCACTCCATCAATTCCTCGCGCCCGACTCGATTGCCATCATCGGTGCTTCCCTGGACCCGACCAAGCGTGGCTATAAAGCGCTGGTGGGCCTCCTCAATGATGGCTATGCCGGCCGGATCTACCCGATCCATCCCAAGCTGGAGGAGATCATGGGCCTGAGAGCCTATCCCTCCATTGAACAGGTGCCGGAACCGGTGGATTTGGCGCTGATCTGCACGCCCGCCAAGACCCTGCCCGGCATTCTCGAACTGAGTGGCCGGAATGGCGTCAAGGGCGCGGTGATCCTGGCCAGCGGCTTCGGCGAAGCCGGGGAAGCCGGTGTCCAACTGGAACGGGAAACCCTGGAAGCGGCGCGACGCGGCGGTGTGCGCCTCATCGGCCCGAACACCTCCGGCCTGTTCAACCTGCATAAAAAGGTCAATCTGCTGGCGCTGGATGCGGTCAAGCCGGGCAACGTGGGCATCATCTCGCAGTCGGGCAACATGCTGCTGGCGCTGGCGCTGGAAGCTCAGCATAACGGCCACATCGGCTTCAGCACCTATGTCGGACCGGGCAACCAGACCGACATCGGCTTCGCCGACTACCTGCGCTATCTGGGCGAGGAGGCGAACACGCAGGTTGCCACCTTGTATGTGGAAGGCTTCAAGAACGGCCGCGAGTTTTTGCGGGTCGCGCGGGAAACCGCCCGGAAAAAGCCGGTGGTGGTCTACAAGTCGGGCAGCACGGCGGCTGGCCAGAAAGCGGCCAGTTCGCACACGGGGGCGTTGGCGGGCAGCTACGCCATGACCGTCGATCTGCTCCGGCAGGCCGGCGTCAACGTGGTCGGCAAGTCCGACGAGATTTTGCCGGTCGCCGAAGGGTTGGGGCTGTTGCAACAGGCGGCCGGTCGGCGTGTCGCCATCCTGGCCGACGGTGGCGGACAAGCCACCATCGCGTCCGATCGCCTCTCGGAAGCCGGCTTGTGCTTGGCCGAACTGGAACCGGCAACCCGCGAGCGATTGCGCGCCGTGCTGTTTCCCCAGGCGTCGCTAGCCAACCCGATCGACGTGGCCGGCAGCACCGACGCCAATCCCGGTTTGCTGGCGACCTGCGCCGAGATTCTCTGTCAGGACCGCACGGTCGATCAGGTTTTCGTGGTGGGGATGTTCGGTGGCTACGGCATTCGTTTCGCCCAGGAGTTGGCCGGTCAGGAACTCGACGCGGCCAGGGAAATCGCCGCGCTCAAGCAAAAGAGCGACAAGCCCCTGATCGTTTACAGCCTCTACGCGCCGTTGAAGCCCGAACCGTTGGAGGTGTTGCGCGGGTCCGGCGTGCCGGTGTACGACTCCATCGAGCACGCGGTGGAAGTGCTGGCCGCCTTGAGCGAGCGCGGCGAGTTTGCCCGGCGCGACGCCAGCGCCATTCACGCGGAACCCGTGCGGCCGGACGAGTCGATGCGGCGGATGATCGCGGTCGCGCGTCAGGCGGGCCGGGACCTGCTCGAACCCGAAGCCAAGGATCTGCTCGCCGCCTATGGCATCGATGTGCCGGAACAACGTTTGATCGCCAAAGCGGCCGATCTGGACGTGCTGGACTCCGCGTGGCTCGACCGGCCGCTGGCCATGAAGGTGGTGTCCAGGGACATCCTGCACAAGTCGGATGCGGGCGGGGTCAAGCTGAACCTGCAAGGACGCGACGCATTGCGCGCCGCCCATGCGGAGATCATGGCCTCGTGCCGCGCCTACCAGGCCGATGCGGACATCGCCGGCGTCCTGCTCACCCCGATGGCCGCTAAAGGCGTGGAGGTCATCATCGGCGTCAGCCGCGACCCGATTTTCGGCCCGGTCATGATGTTCGGCCTGGGTGGCATCTTCGTGGAAATCCTGGAGGATATCGCCTTTCGTTCGATCCCGCTGAGCCGGCAGGACGCCGAATCCATGGTGAATCAGATCAAGGCCCGCAAGATTCTGGAAGGCGCACGCGGCGCGGTGGGAATTGACAAGGCGGCGCTGGTGGAATTGATCCTCAAGGTGGCCGGCATCGTCGAGGCGCATCCCGAAATCGCGGAAATCGACCTCAACCCGCTGATGGCCTATCCCGATGGCTACGCGGTGGTTGATGCCCGCATGATTCTTGATCGGATTGACTGA
- a CDS encoding biotin carboxylase, which produces MKKTLQGISDIRRYFHRNERPIFFISATNFNLLGIDEWVKGFKYICYIDCYDGQHPNVFVPSEIPHPEFESIEDINNYLLEHKEVIDYIRSHGDNPVAVFLMFDEKTEALCQELGIEIWFPPANLRSRCDNKMETVRIGNMAGVPSAPNALSKVESYPHLCALAKEHHLGNDWVIQTAFGDSGHTTFFISSEEDWNKYAGEIVCDPEVKIMKRLNCRGSTLEACTTRKGTIVGPLLTEVVGARELTPYKGGWCGNEIFPGAFTQQIRDQARDYTFKFGEQLRKEGYRGYFDLDYLIDLDSGDLYLGELNPRVTGASSMTNHAAFAHADAPLFLFHLLEFAGVDFVFDVDDLNSRWSDPDYIDSWCQLVIKHTEDSVDVVTQAPASGIWKMNDDGSIAYSRFDYHRRAVASESEAFFLRITGPGNFRYEGADLGILILRGRSMTDDFVLNDRTHAWIKGILDQYQAHPLETAQVDTAPAAGAFKIL; this is translated from the coding sequence ATGAAGAAAACCTTGCAAGGCATTTCCGACATTCGGCGCTATTTTCACCGCAACGAACGACCGATATTTTTCATCAGCGCCACCAACTTCAATCTACTCGGCATTGATGAGTGGGTCAAAGGGTTCAAATACATCTGCTATATCGATTGTTACGATGGCCAGCACCCGAATGTCTTCGTGCCGAGCGAGATTCCTCACCCGGAGTTCGAAAGCATCGAAGATATCAATAATTATCTACTGGAACACAAGGAGGTGATCGACTATATCAGGAGTCATGGAGACAATCCGGTAGCGGTATTTTTAATGTTCGACGAAAAGACCGAAGCCCTGTGCCAGGAACTCGGCATCGAGATCTGGTTTCCGCCGGCCAATCTGCGTAGCCGCTGCGACAACAAGATGGAAACGGTACGCATCGGCAACATGGCGGGCGTACCCAGCGCGCCCAATGCGCTGTCCAAGGTGGAGAGTTACCCGCACTTGTGCGCGCTGGCCAAGGAACACCATTTGGGTAACGATTGGGTGATTCAGACGGCGTTCGGCGATTCCGGCCACACCACTTTTTTCATTTCCAGTGAGGAAGACTGGAACAAGTACGCCGGCGAGATCGTCTGTGATCCTGAAGTCAAGATCATGAAACGCCTCAATTGCCGGGGTTCGACCCTGGAAGCCTGCACCACCCGCAAGGGCACCATCGTTGGACCCTTGCTGACCGAAGTCGTGGGGGCGCGGGAACTGACGCCCTACAAAGGGGGTTGGTGCGGTAACGAAATTTTTCCAGGCGCCTTCACCCAGCAAATTCGCGACCAGGCGCGCGATTATACCTTCAAGTTCGGCGAGCAGTTACGCAAGGAGGGCTATCGGGGTTACTTCGATCTGGACTATCTGATCGACCTGGACAGCGGTGATCTCTATCTGGGCGAACTCAACCCACGGGTTACGGGCGCCAGTTCGATGACCAACCATGCGGCTTTCGCCCATGCCGACGCTCCGTTGTTCCTGTTTCATCTGTTGGAATTCGCGGGTGTGGATTTTGTGTTCGATGTGGATGATCTCAACTCGCGCTGGTCCGATCCCGATTACATCGACAGTTGGTGCCAATTGGTGATCAAACACACTGAAGATAGCGTGGATGTGGTCACTCAGGCCCCCGCCAGCGGGATCTGGAAAATGAACGACGATGGTTCGATTGCCTACAGCCGCTTCGATTATCACCGGCGGGCGGTGGCCAGCGAGAGTGAGGCGTTTTTCCTGCGGATTACCGGTCCAGGCAACTTCCGCTATGAGGGCGCCGATCTGGGGATTCTGATTTTGCGCGGCCGATCGATGACCGACGATTTTGTCCTGAATGATCGGACTCATGCCTGGATCAAGGGTATTCTCGATCAATATCAAGCCCATCCGCTGGAAACGGCGCAGGTCGATACGGCGCCCGCCGCGGGTGCTTTCAAGATTCTCTGA
- a CDS encoding aminotransferase class I/II-fold pyridoxal phosphate-dependent enzyme gives MAIKAKSEKAQAKASKKAGISLNACRNIMQLRTDSWKRLKNDAKRLADAVVEGRDHERLRQKVGDGLTLLEPIDSYWAFPSRQDFQYLYELFDGAEYDRLSKVCARVNRTLTSLSYRHKPVSLPSSDGNSDVGDDSEDFSDAYQEREGQHYLNRPYFEVLVVDNISPREEEALRIGLRKMRRIEDKFVYEIVVVPSFEDAIIAVLFNFNIQACVIRYGFPFKSKHQLEILRQLLEDHEGEENENLSESDYGPVLGAKIAEIRPEIDLYLVTDAAVESMAGKLCRNFRRVFYREEDYMELDLSILRGIGARYNTPFFTALREYSKQPTGVFHALPISRGKSIIKSNWIQDMLQFYGPNVFMAETSATSGGLDSLLDPTGPIKKAQELAARAFGARQTFFVTNGTSTGNKIVVQALVEPGDIVLVDRNCHKSHHYGVVLAGAQVAYLDAYPLEAYTMYGAVPLRHIKETLLAYRRAGLLDRVKMITLTNCTFDGLIYDVERVMEECLAIKPNLIFLWDEAWFAFAYFHPTYRRRTGMATAARLRERYRDPKYRERYRVFRETFDQQDPNDDRNWLETRLLPDPDRVRVRVYVTQSTHKRLTSLRQGSMIHVHDQDFKHRVEDAFHEAYMTHTSTSPNYQILASLDIGRRQVELEGFELVQKQTDLAMALRETVGSHPLLQKYFAFLAIQDLIPAQYRPSGIDLYYSAEKGWSRMETAWRQDEFALDPSHLNLNIGLTGIDGDHFKHDYLMDKYGIQINKTTRNTVLFMTNIGTTRSSVAYLIEVLVKIAQELDETLEEMSPIERRLHQQKVKSLTEDNPPLPDFSYFHPFFRAHPEIPTREGDLRKAFFMSYKDSLCEYLKLPAVRKQSAAGREVVSAMFVIPYPPGFPVLVPGQVISEGTLAFMQALDTREIHGYRPELGFRVFTEAALKMDPAVVDRIDSAKKVEKEAVIRAGMEIAASEE, from the coding sequence ATGGCAATTAAGGCAAAATCAGAAAAGGCGCAAGCTAAAGCAAGTAAAAAAGCAGGTATTTCACTAAATGCTTGCCGCAATATCATGCAGTTGCGAACGGATAGCTGGAAACGCCTCAAGAATGACGCCAAGCGTCTTGCGGATGCGGTGGTCGAGGGAAGGGATCATGAAAGGCTGAGACAAAAGGTTGGTGATGGCTTAACGTTGTTGGAACCCATTGACAGCTATTGGGCATTTCCAAGCCGGCAGGATTTTCAATATCTTTACGAGCTGTTCGATGGAGCTGAGTACGACCGGCTGAGCAAAGTATGCGCCCGTGTCAATCGGACACTGACCAGTTTATCCTATCGCCACAAGCCGGTTTCCCTGCCCAGTAGTGACGGTAACAGTGATGTAGGGGATGATTCAGAAGATTTTTCAGACGCTTACCAGGAACGAGAGGGTCAGCATTATCTTAATCGACCCTATTTCGAAGTCTTGGTCGTGGATAATATTTCGCCCCGTGAAGAGGAAGCACTCAGGATAGGATTGCGCAAGATGCGCAGAATCGAAGATAAATTCGTCTATGAAATCGTAGTGGTTCCGAGTTTCGAAGATGCCATCATTGCGGTCCTGTTCAATTTTAATATTCAGGCTTGTGTCATTCGCTACGGCTTTCCATTCAAGTCCAAACACCAGCTGGAGATACTCCGCCAACTTCTGGAAGATCATGAAGGTGAGGAGAATGAGAATCTGTCGGAAAGTGACTATGGTCCGGTACTTGGCGCCAAGATCGCCGAAATTCGCCCTGAAATCGATTTGTACCTGGTGACCGATGCGGCGGTCGAGAGTATGGCCGGCAAGCTTTGCCGTAACTTCAGGCGTGTCTTCTATCGCGAAGAAGACTACATGGAACTCGACCTTAGCATTTTGCGTGGGATTGGCGCTCGCTACAATACGCCGTTTTTCACCGCGCTCAGGGAATACAGCAAACAACCGACCGGTGTGTTTCACGCCCTGCCCATTTCCCGAGGCAAATCCATCATCAAATCCAATTGGATTCAGGATATGCTCCAGTTTTATGGACCCAATGTCTTCATGGCGGAAACCTCGGCCACCTCGGGCGGGCTGGATTCCCTGCTCGATCCGACCGGCCCGATCAAAAAGGCCCAGGAGTTGGCCGCCCGCGCGTTTGGGGCGCGCCAGACCTTCTTCGTGACCAACGGCACTTCGACCGGCAACAAGATCGTGGTGCAAGCCCTGGTCGAACCGGGCGACATCGTGCTGGTGGATCGTAACTGTCACAAATCGCACCATTACGGCGTCGTTTTGGCTGGTGCCCAAGTCGCTTATCTGGATGCCTATCCGCTGGAAGCGTACACCATGTACGGGGCCGTGCCTCTGCGGCACATCAAGGAAACCTTGCTGGCCTATCGCCGCGCCGGCCTGTTGGATCGAGTGAAAATGATCACGCTCACCAACTGCACCTTCGACGGGCTCATCTACGATGTCGAGCGGGTCATGGAGGAGTGTCTGGCCATCAAGCCGAACCTGATCTTCCTGTGGGACGAAGCCTGGTTTGCCTTCGCCTACTTTCATCCGACCTATCGGCGGCGCACCGGGATGGCCACGGCGGCGCGCCTGCGCGAGCGGTACCGTGACCCGAAGTATCGGGAACGCTATCGGGTTTTCAGGGAAACATTCGACCAACAGGACCCGAACGATGACCGGAATTGGCTGGAGACCCGGCTGCTACCCGATCCCGACCGAGTCAGGGTGCGCGTCTACGTCACGCAATCGACCCACAAACGACTGACTTCGCTGCGTCAGGGATCGATGATTCATGTGCATGATCAGGACTTCAAACATCGGGTGGAGGATGCCTTTCATGAGGCGTACATGACTCATACTTCCACCTCGCCGAATTACCAGATTTTGGCCTCCCTGGATATCGGACGGCGCCAGGTCGAATTGGAAGGTTTCGAACTGGTGCAGAAGCAAACGGATCTGGCCATGGCCCTGCGGGAAACGGTGGGCAGCCATCCCTTGCTCCAGAAATATTTTGCTTTCCTGGCTATTCAGGATTTGATACCGGCCCAGTATCGCCCTTCCGGAATCGATCTTTATTATAGCGCGGAGAAAGGCTGGTCGCGCATGGAAACTGCTTGGCGGCAGGATGAATTTGCACTCGATCCCAGCCATTTAAATCTGAATATCGGTTTGACAGGTATCGATGGTGATCATTTCAAACATGACTATTTGATGGACAAATACGGCATCCAGATCAACAAGACCACCCGCAACACAGTCTTGTTCATGACCAATATCGGTACCACCCGCAGTTCCGTCGCTTATCTCATCGAAGTGCTGGTCAAGATCGCTCAGGAGTTGGATGAAACCCTGGAGGAAATGAGCCCGATAGAAAGGCGTCTGCATCAGCAAAAGGTCAAATCCCTGACCGAAGATAATCCTCCCTTGCCCGATTTCAGCTATTTTCATCCCTTCTTCCGCGCTCACCCGGAAATACCGACCCGCGAAGGGGATCTGCGCAAAGCGTTCTTCATGTCTTACAAGGACAGTTTGTGCGAGTATCTCAAGCTGCCAGCAGTGCGCAAGCAAAGCGCCGCGGGACGGGAAGTGGTTTCCGCCATGTTCGTCATTCCTTATCCACCGGGATTTCCCGTATTGGTGCCGGGGCAAGTCATCAGCGAAGGCACTCTGGCATTCATGCAGGCGCTTGATACCCGTGAGATTCATGGCTATCGACCGGAATTGGGTTTCCGGGTCTTTACCGAAGCCGCCTTGAAAATGGACCCGGCGGTCGTGGATCGAATTGATAGCGCCAAAAAAGTTGAAAAAGAGGCCGTTATTCGTGCCGGCATGGAAATCGCCGCTTCCGAGGAATAA
- a CDS encoding enoyl-CoA hydratase/isomerase family protein has protein sequence MNTPNFETLIYHSEQQVVEIHFNRPHRLNAVVEQFYTELLMALSLAERDPAIRAVILTGVGRAFCVGADLKEHGAGQRTAHQRRQYLQLGNDVCEKIFRLSKPVVATVNGYALGAGAEMAVSCDFVLMAESAQIGFPEVSIGTSVGGGVTQILPRLVGLGKARELLFLGARIDGTEAQRIGLATQVCPDVELLDRARRFAQELAGKAPVSMTVGKKLLNEAAGRDFAIQLQLELDGVFSCTVTEDWREGVNAFAEKRAPRFKGY, from the coding sequence ATGAATACGCCAAACTTCGAAACCCTAATTTATCATTCAGAACAGCAAGTTGTTGAAATTCACTTCAACCGCCCGCACCGCCTCAACGCGGTCGTCGAGCAGTTCTACACCGAGTTGCTGATGGCGCTATCGTTAGCCGAGCGCGACCCGGCGATTCGGGCCGTCATCCTCACTGGCGTGGGCCGAGCATTCTGCGTCGGCGCCGATTTGAAGGAGCACGGGGCAGGGCAACGTACCGCCCATCAGCGGCGCCAGTACCTGCAACTCGGCAACGACGTGTGCGAGAAAATCTTCCGGCTGAGCAAGCCGGTGGTGGCGACCGTCAACGGTTATGCCTTGGGCGCCGGGGCGGAAATGGCCGTGTCCTGCGATTTCGTGCTGATGGCCGAGAGCGCGCAAATCGGCTTTCCCGAAGTCAGCATCGGGACCAGCGTGGGCGGAGGCGTCACCCAGATTCTGCCGCGCCTGGTCGGCCTCGGCAAAGCACGCGAGCTGCTGTTCCTGGGCGCGCGCATCGATGGGACCGAAGCACAGCGCATCGGTCTGGCCACTCAAGTTTGTCCCGATGTGGAACTGCTGGACCGCGCCCGGCGGTTCGCCCAGGAACTGGCGGGCAAGGCGCCGGTGTCCATGACGGTCGGGAAAAAACTGCTCAACGAAGCCGCCGGCCGTGACTTTGCCATCCAGTTGCAACTGGAGCTGGACGGCGTGTTTAGCTGTACGGTGACCGAAGATTGGCGGGAAGGGGTCAACGCCTTCGCCGAAAAGCGCGCGCCCCGGTTCAAGGGGTATTGA
- a CDS encoding universal stress protein: protein MYKDILFPIDLNQNSSWVNVLPCVIEYCKAFNARLHVVTVVPDFSMPLVGSYFPENFGNKMVGDANKRLHVFIKEHVPSEVHVQHIVAEGVVYKEIIRMANEIGADLIIMASHRPELGDFLVGPNAERVVRHFNKSVLVVRN, encoded by the coding sequence ATGTATAAAGACATCCTGTTTCCCATCGACTTGAATCAAAATAGTTCTTGGGTCAATGTACTACCGTGCGTGATTGAATATTGCAAGGCGTTCAATGCGCGCCTGCATGTTGTTACCGTGGTGCCCGATTTCAGCATGCCGCTGGTCGGTAGCTATTTTCCCGAGAATTTCGGCAACAAAATGGTGGGGGACGCCAACAAGCGCCTGCACGTGTTTATCAAGGAGCATGTGCCCTCCGAGGTCCATGTGCAGCACATTGTCGCCGAGGGCGTCGTGTATAAGGAAATCATCCGGATGGCCAATGAGATCGGCGCCGATCTCATCATCATGGCTTCGCATCGTCCGGAATTGGGGGATTTTTTAGTCGGCCCAAACGCGGAGCGGGTGGTCCGGCATTTCAATAAATCCGTGCTGGTCGTTAGAAACTGA